One Chryseobacterium indoltheticum DNA segment encodes these proteins:
- a CDS encoding TonB-dependent receptor encodes MKLIYSVLLILCGFAITNAQKTYTVAGTVQDFHDKTMLENAVVKIGDFTANTNKKGEFSFKNIPAGNYQLIAKHALCDDYTENVGVNRDLHLAITLEHHMGDIETVTIHGSHKTKGSVIMRTLDKTEIERNSTENLGNLLSKISGVTALKTGNNISKPVIHGLYGSRIAIVNNGVKMAEQEWGVEHAPNVDVNDFEHIDVVKGASALKYGSDAVGGAVVLEPAVLPKRNTIMGNIKLSGISNGRGGEISANVAKTWTNQWFVKTGGSYKKLGDLYIPHHTLQNTGAEINSFNFSFGNHGFMQGFDVSYSGINQEFGIFKGAHLGNNVDFRNVFKFGQPYYLDNFSYDIVNPKQEVEHHIAKLSAYKRFENFGKLSFQYSFQMNRRKEFDIRRGELNELPSMDLRLITHSASLTHLLERGNWSLESGLSAGFQDNYPNPATKARRLIPDYYKYDAGAFSVFKYKFSSTLNAEAGARYDFSRYDAYKYYDAKDWNEKFASRYPQFFVQEADSRILTRPILDYHNFSANLGFNYKPDNNFELKLNFARADRTPNPAELFSDGLHHSAAIIEEGDLSIQKETVYNANLSMIGKFNVLKGLHVEVNPYYMISDSFINQVPTGIESSNRGVFPVWSYQQIKARIFGIDADAELNILDNLKWNTSFSALKGDDLTHDEPLILMMPANLRNAVEFKLNTPKNFYVRLENESVFRQKRFPIRNQYLDFIEDGTTFNEELDLSTPPSAYTLFNASVGADLFKNLNLNFRINNIFNTEYREYLNRLRYFMPESGRNFIVTLKYNF; translated from the coding sequence ATGAAATTGATATATAGTGTACTGCTTATCCTATGCGGATTTGCAATAACAAACGCACAGAAAACTTACACGGTAGCGGGAACTGTTCAGGATTTTCACGATAAAACCATGCTGGAAAATGCAGTGGTGAAAATCGGAGATTTTACAGCCAATACCAATAAAAAAGGGGAGTTTTCATTTAAAAATATTCCTGCAGGAAATTATCAGCTCATTGCTAAACATGCTCTGTGTGATGATTATACTGAAAATGTAGGAGTCAACAGAGATTTGCATTTAGCAATTACTTTAGAGCACCATATGGGTGATATAGAAACCGTAACCATACACGGAAGCCACAAAACCAAAGGTTCTGTGATTATGCGAACACTTGATAAAACGGAAATCGAAAGAAATTCTACAGAAAACCTGGGGAATTTGTTATCGAAAATATCTGGAGTTACGGCACTTAAAACAGGTAATAATATTTCAAAACCTGTAATTCACGGTTTGTATGGAAGCCGAATTGCAATCGTGAACAATGGCGTGAAGATGGCGGAACAGGAGTGGGGTGTAGAGCATGCTCCCAATGTAGATGTAAATGATTTTGAGCACATCGATGTCGTGAAAGGTGCTTCTGCATTGAAGTATGGAAGCGATGCTGTCGGCGGAGCAGTAGTTTTGGAACCTGCTGTTTTGCCCAAAAGAAATACCATTATGGGAAATATAAAACTTTCCGGTATTTCTAATGGTAGAGGAGGTGAAATATCAGCGAACGTAGCTAAAACGTGGACTAACCAATGGTTTGTAAAAACGGGCGGGAGTTATAAAAAGTTGGGAGATTTATACATTCCACATCACACGCTTCAAAATACAGGAGCTGAAATAAACTCTTTTAATTTCTCGTTTGGAAATCATGGTTTTATGCAAGGTTTTGATGTTTCATACAGCGGAATCAATCAGGAATTCGGGATTTTCAAAGGTGCGCATTTAGGAAATAATGTAGATTTCAGAAACGTCTTCAAGTTCGGACAGCCTTATTACCTTGATAATTTCAGTTATGATATTGTGAATCCTAAGCAGGAGGTTGAGCATCATATTGCAAAACTGTCGGCTTACAAACGTTTTGAAAACTTTGGAAAACTAAGCTTTCAATATAGTTTTCAGATGAATCGCCGTAAGGAATTTGATATCAGAAGAGGAGAGCTCAATGAACTTCCTTCGATGGATCTGCGGTTGATTACACATTCTGCCAGTCTTACTCATCTTTTAGAACGAGGAAACTGGAGCTTAGAAAGCGGTCTTTCGGCAGGTTTTCAGGATAACTATCCAAATCCTGCAACGAAAGCAAGACGTTTAATTCCTGATTACTATAAGTATGATGCAGGTGCTTTTTCTGTATTCAAATATAAATTCAGTTCAACGCTAAATGCAGAAGCCGGGGCGCGATATGATTTCAGCAGATATGATGCTTACAAATATTATGATGCAAAAGACTGGAACGAAAAATTTGCAAGTCGTTATCCCCAGTTCTTTGTACAGGAAGCCGACAGCCGAATTTTGACACGTCCTATCCTAGATTATCATAATTTTTCTGCCAATTTGGGATTCAATTATAAGCCCGATAATAATTTTGAACTTAAATTAAACTTCGCACGAGCAGACAGAACTCCGAACCCTGCAGAACTTTTCTCTGATGGGCTTCATCATTCTGCTGCAATTATCGAGGAAGGAGATTTATCTATTCAGAAAGAAACGGTTTATAATGCTAACCTTTCGATGATTGGGAAATTCAATGTTTTGAAAGGATTGCACGTTGAGGTGAATCCATATTACATGATTTCAGACAGTTTTATCAATCAGGTGCCAACGGGTATCGAATCTTCAAACAGAGGAGTTTTCCCGGTTTGGAGCTATCAGCAGATTAAAGCCAGAATTTTCGGAATTGATGCAGATGCAGAACTTAATATTCTTGATAATTTAAAATGGAATACGAGTTTCAGTGCATTAAAAGGAGATGATCTTACCCATGATGAGCCTCTGATCTTGATGATGCCGGCTAATCTGAGAAATGCGGTTGAGTTTAAACTGAATACACCCAAAAACTTCTATGTACGCTTGGAAAACGAAAGTGTCTTCAGACAGAAACGTTTCCCGATCAGAAATCAATACCTTGATTTTATTGAAGATGGCACTACATTCAATGAAGAACTCGACCTCAGTACACCTCCTTCAGCATACACATTATTCAATGCATCTGTAGGTGCAGACCTATTTAAAAATCTGAATCTAAATTTCAGAATCAATAACATTTTTAATACAGAGTATCGTGAATATCTTAACAGACTGAGATATTTTATGCCGGAATCCGGTAGAAACTTTATCGTTACTCTGAAATACAATTTCTAA
- a CDS encoding ABC-F family ATP-binding cassette domain-containing protein, with amino-acid sequence MLSVQGLGLHHSGNYLFQNVNFTIKKDDKIGLVGKNGAGKSTLLKMLSGEITFYEGNVVPEGNITIGFLKQDLDFVKGRTVWNETMQAFEQINAWKDELEEINHQLTVRTDYESDSYTDLINRMTDLNDLLMHHDAYNLEGDIEKVLFGLGFKADDFQKITDEFSGGWRMRIELAKLLLQKNDLMLLDEPTNHLDMESIIWLENFLKDYPGGILLVSHDKQFMTAVCNRTFDVNNRKVDDYKANYSKYLVMREDRREKLIQAKKNQDAEIKQMEDNINKFRASATKASFAQSLIKKLDKIERIEVDNEDVSKFNIRFVQSQVPGKVIFEAENLGKAYGEKQIFDDVDFIVQRGDRIALLGQNGQGKTTLAKILSGDIKDYSGSWNLGHNVNIGYFAQNQEEVLTPNKTVQEEAEDAATEETRPRVRDLLGSFLFQGEAVNKKTKVLSGGERNRLALCKLLLRPFNTLIMDEPTNHLDIQSKEIIKLALQKFEGTLIVISHDREFLQGLCDKIYEFRDGKMKEFLGDINEYLVFRQKESIREISAEKAKLHTDDIKAKVEVKVEPKADVPSTVMVSKEQKSIQNKLKKVEEKISELETAIENFEASFTKENPSEETLEKYNKTKEDLDLALQEWEHLGTQLD; translated from the coding sequence ATGCTTTCTGTTCAGGGTTTAGGATTACATCATTCAGGTAATTATTTATTTCAAAACGTAAATTTCACCATCAAAAAGGATGATAAAATTGGTTTGGTCGGTAAAAACGGAGCGGGGAAATCTACGCTTCTGAAGATGCTTTCCGGCGAAATTACTTTCTATGAAGGAAACGTAGTTCCTGAAGGAAATATTACCATCGGTTTCCTGAAGCAGGATCTTGATTTTGTGAAAGGAAGAACTGTCTGGAATGAAACCATGCAGGCTTTCGAGCAAATTAATGCATGGAAAGATGAACTGGAAGAAATAAATCATCAATTGACGGTAAGAACCGATTATGAAAGTGATTCTTATACAGATTTGATTAACAGAATGACCGATTTGAATGATCTTTTGATGCATCACGATGCCTATAATCTGGAAGGTGATATCGAAAAAGTTTTGTTTGGTTTAGGTTTTAAAGCGGATGATTTCCAAAAAATAACTGACGAATTTTCCGGAGGCTGGAGAATGAGAATCGAATTGGCAAAATTGCTGCTTCAGAAAAACGATTTGATGCTTCTCGATGAGCCTACCAATCACCTGGATATGGAATCGATTATCTGGCTCGAAAACTTCTTGAAAGATTATCCGGGAGGAATTCTTCTGGTAAGTCACGATAAACAGTTTATGACAGCCGTTTGTAACAGAACTTTTGATGTAAATAACAGAAAAGTAGACGATTATAAAGCCAATTATTCCAAATATTTGGTGATGCGTGAAGACCGTCGTGAAAAGCTGATTCAGGCTAAAAAGAATCAGGATGCGGAAATCAAGCAGATGGAAGATAACATCAACAAATTCCGTGCAAGTGCTACAAAAGCTTCTTTTGCGCAGTCTTTGATTAAAAAATTAGATAAAATAGAGCGTATTGAAGTGGATAATGAAGACGTTTCTAAATTCAATATCCGTTTCGTACAGTCACAGGTTCCCGGGAAAGTTATTTTCGAAGCCGAAAATCTAGGAAAAGCGTATGGCGAAAAACAAATTTTTGATGATGTAGATTTTATCGTTCAAAGAGGCGACAGAATTGCTCTTCTCGGACAAAATGGACAAGGAAAAACAACTCTGGCAAAAATTCTTTCAGGCGATATAAAAGATTATTCAGGAAGCTGGAATTTAGGCCATAACGTCAATATTGGTTACTTTGCTCAAAATCAGGAGGAAGTTTTAACGCCAAATAAAACGGTACAGGAAGAAGCCGAAGATGCAGCAACCGAAGAAACAAGACCTAGAGTAAGAGATTTATTAGGATCTTTCCTTTTTCAGGGTGAAGCTGTAAATAAAAAGACAAAAGTACTTTCCGGAGGTGAAAGAAACCGTTTGGCGCTTTGTAAACTACTTCTTCGTCCTTTCAACACATTGATTATGGATGAGCCTACCAATCACCTGGATATTCAGTCTAAGGAGATTATCAAATTGGCTTTGCAGAAATTTGAAGGAACGTTAATCGTGATTTCTCACGATAGAGAATTTTTACAAGGGCTTTGTGACAAGATTTACGAATTCCGTGACGGTAAAATGAAAGAATTCTTAGGTGACATCAACGAATATCTTGTTTTCAGACAGAAAGAAAGCATTAGAGAAATCTCTGCAGAGAAGGCAAAACTTCACACAGATGATATTAAGGCTAAGGTTGAGGTTAAAGTGGAGCCAAAAGCTGATGTGCCATCGACTGTGATGGTAAGCAAAGAACAGAAAAGTATTCAGAATAAACTAAAGAAAGTAGAAGAAAAAATTTCTGAACTGGAAACAGCAATAGAAAATTTCGAAGCGTCTTTCACCAAAGAAAATCCTTCTGAAGAAACGTTAGAAAAATACAATAAAACCAAAGAAGATCTCGACCTTGCATTGCAGGAATGGGAACATTTGGGAACACAATTGGATTAA
- a CDS encoding response regulator transcription factor, whose amino-acid sequence MSHHIKIALVDDEQLILEGVKMLLSKEKNFSVTMMANNGNLFLENLETCSTEDFPDIALVDVQMQPMNGFELVEILKDKYPDLKIIILSSHYKTSVLGYMVKLGVSAFLPKNSDKKLFIEAISKVFENGIFFTNEDHEMLLSYMNSTSKKKSLFSMDDDLSEREKDVVKLICQEFTNHEIAEKLFISPRTVESHRQRAIEKIGAKNTVGIVIYAIVNNIYSPA is encoded by the coding sequence ATGAGCCACCATATAAAAATTGCCTTGGTTGATGATGAGCAGTTGATTCTTGAAGGAGTAAAAATGCTGTTGTCAAAAGAAAAAAACTTTTCGGTAACGATGATGGCAAATAACGGAAATCTCTTTCTCGAGAATCTTGAGACATGTTCTACAGAAGATTTCCCGGATATTGCTTTAGTTGACGTTCAGATGCAGCCTATGAACGGTTTCGAATTGGTGGAGATTCTCAAAGACAAATATCCTGATCTTAAAATTATTATCCTTTCGTCCCATTACAAAACATCGGTTCTTGGCTATATGGTCAAGTTGGGGGTTTCTGCTTTTCTGCCGAAAAATTCCGATAAAAAATTATTTATAGAAGCGATATCAAAAGTCTTCGAAAACGGCATTTTCTTTACGAATGAAGATCATGAGATGCTTCTTTCTTACATGAATAGTACTTCCAAAAAAAAGTCACTCTTTAGTATGGATGATGATCTTTCTGAAAGAGAAAAAGACGTCGTGAAGTTGATTTGCCAGGAATTTACCAATCACGAGATTGCAGAAAAACTCTTTATTAGTCCGCGAACGGTAGAAAGTCACCGGCAAAGAGCTATCGAAAAAATTGGCGCTAAAAATACAGTTGGAATTGTTATTTACGCCATTGTTAACAATATTTATTCTCCTGCTTAA
- a CDS encoding sensor histidine kinase: MAYKTFVDRIIKEKEMQNLAEIQHQKKLVLENTKVQEEERKRIAISVHDDIGNRLNILSLWLNNLDIEDDSTSEVIANQISELIDSTRNISHSLYPVNLERLGLILYIEELITNLSARISISLFVFPKYIQKDLFIEVQIYRIIQEFTTNVIKHSSADKIDILIKDFKDFTGIVIFDNGQGFDYEKVKKGMGIKNIESRLQSMDAQFKWKSIINKGSRLIFKIQKK, from the coding sequence ATGGCTTACAAAACTTTTGTAGACCGTATTATAAAAGAAAAAGAAATGCAGAATTTAGCAGAAATTCAGCATCAGAAAAAGCTGGTTTTAGAAAATACCAAAGTGCAGGAAGAAGAGCGTAAAAGAATTGCGATTTCAGTGCATGATGATATAGGAAACAGATTAAACATTCTCTCTTTATGGCTGAATAATCTTGATATCGAAGATGATTCTACTTCTGAAGTTATTGCTAATCAGATTTCAGAATTAATAGACAGTACCAGAAATATTTCGCACTCGCTTTATCCTGTGAATTTAGAAAGATTAGGCTTGATTTTGTATATCGAAGAGCTGATTACCAATTTGTCGGCAAGAATCAGTATTTCACTTTTTGTTTTCCCAAAATACATCCAGAAAGATCTTTTTATAGAGGTTCAAATTTATCGGATAATACAGGAGTTTACAACAAATGTGATCAAACATTCAAGTGCAGATAAAATTGATATTCTCATTAAAGATTTTAAAGATTTTACAGGAATTGTTATCTTTGATAACGGACAGGGATTTGATTATGAAAAGGTGAAAAAAGGAATGGGAATCAAAAATATAGAATCAAGGCTACAGTCTATGGATGCCCAATTCAAATGGAAAAGTATCATAAATAAAGGAAGTCGATTAATATTTAAAATTCAGAAAAAATAA
- a CDS encoding DUF5715 family protein has product MRKYLFIIPLFFNQIFHSQQSKKTLPCYDLTEVLKVEPTPLYKPHLDASKSFNVKLLKNTATVQKYINNGKFHSIKKSGKGFKVQKLDYSRAWMVSKGKATLEKIGARFSKETKGHTFTVSSITRTIEDQCRLRRVNSNASLGISSHNYGNSFDISYVRFNGVLKNNPKMEAALEKVLKYYAAAGRIYYIKEKQQSCFHVTVRNY; this is encoded by the coding sequence ATGAGGAAGTATCTATTTATAATCCCTTTATTTTTTAATCAAATTTTTCACAGTCAGCAATCCAAAAAAACGCTGCCTTGTTATGATCTTACGGAAGTTTTAAAAGTTGAGCCAACTCCGCTTTATAAACCACATTTGGATGCTTCGAAAAGCTTTAATGTGAAACTTCTGAAAAATACAGCAACCGTTCAGAAATATATCAATAACGGGAAATTTCATTCCATCAAAAAATCAGGAAAAGGCTTTAAGGTTCAGAAATTAGATTATAGCAGAGCCTGGATGGTTTCTAAAGGAAAGGCGACTTTAGAAAAAATTGGTGCAAGATTCAGTAAAGAAACAAAAGGTCATACTTTTACAGTTTCATCAATTACCAGAACAATTGAAGATCAATGCAGGTTGAGAAGAGTGAATTCTAACGCAAGTTTAGGGATTAGTTCGCATAATTACGGTAATTCATTCGATATTTCTTACGTAAGATTTAATGGTGTTTTAAAGAATAATCCAAAAATGGAAGCTGCATTAGAAAAGGTGCTGAAGTATTATGCGGCTGCAGGGCGCATTTATTACATAAAAGAAAAACAACAGAGCTGTTTTCATGTGACGGTGAGAAACTATTAA
- the aqpZ gene encoding aquaporin Z — MISKTSKFVAEMFGTMVLVLMGCGSAVIAGADGTTGVGLLGISFAFGLSVVAMAYAIGHISGCHINPAISIAMVAAGRMKMGEAVRYVIAQILGAIIGAGILYLIFTNHPGAEMKPWALGSNGWGTGYLDQYNTLAAFVAEFVFTFIFLMVILGSTSTKNINGGFAGLAIGFSLVLIHIVGIKITGVSVNPARSIGPAIFAGGESLTQLWLFIAAPVLGGIFAAFTYNFMIEKPESAN, encoded by the coding sequence ATGATTTCAAAAACCTCAAAATTCGTAGCTGAGATGTTCGGCACTATGGTCTTGGTCTTAATGGGTTGCGGAAGCGCTGTAATCGCAGGTGCAGACGGAACTACAGGAGTAGGACTTTTAGGAATTTCTTTCGCATTTGGTCTAAGTGTTGTTGCAATGGCTTATGCAATTGGCCACATTTCGGGATGCCATATCAATCCTGCAATTTCTATCGCAATGGTTGCAGCAGGAAGAATGAAAATGGGCGAAGCAGTTCGCTACGTTATTGCTCAGATTTTAGGAGCCATTATTGGAGCAGGTATTCTTTATCTTATTTTCACCAATCATCCTGGCGCAGAAATGAAACCCTGGGCCTTAGGATCCAACGGTTGGGGAACAGGCTACCTCGATCAATATAATACTCTTGCGGCTTTTGTTGCAGAATTTGTTTTCACTTTCATCTTTTTGATGGTAATTTTAGGATCAACTTCCACAAAAAATATCAATGGTGGATTTGCAGGTTTAGCAATTGGATTTTCTTTGGTTTTAATTCATATTGTTGGAATTAAAATAACTGGAGTTTCTGTAAATCCGGCAAGAAGTATCGGCCCGGCAATATTTGCTGGTGGCGAATCTCTTACTCAGCTATGGCTATTCATTGCAGCTCCCGTCTTAGGAGGAATTTTTGCAGCTTTTACCTATAATTTTATGATAGAAAAACCAGAATCAGCAAATTAA
- a CDS encoding long-chain-fatty-acid--protein ligase yields MENIFDIKTEHDFLAASIRTFRCQYDNIEVYRKFVDYLKINPEEVRSLDKIPFLPIEMFKNHQILDKNVSTDLFFQSSGTTQMNLSKHFIADENIYKESIYRSFEQFIGKPEDFIFLGLLPSYLEKQNSSLIYMVDFLMKKSGKPENGYFLYNHEDLFKLLNDLKDKKVILFGVSFALLDFLDFCNSNSQTLRFSNALTVIETGGMKGRKEEMTKDELLVILQEGFKTDKIYSEYSMTELLSQAYSLGQNEYQCPNWMRILIRNVEDPFSYEKHGKTGAINIIDLANIHSCSFIATQDLGKIVCDKFQVLGRIDHSDIRGCSLLVS; encoded by the coding sequence TTGGAAAATATATTCGACATAAAGACAGAGCATGACTTTTTGGCTGCATCAATCAGGACATTTCGTTGTCAGTATGACAATATAGAAGTGTACAGAAAGTTTGTTGATTATCTGAAAATCAATCCGGAAGAAGTGAGAAGTTTAGACAAGATTCCATTTTTGCCTATCGAAATGTTCAAAAATCATCAGATTTTAGATAAAAATGTTTCAACTGATCTGTTTTTTCAGAGTTCAGGAACAACGCAGATGAATTTGTCTAAACATTTCATTGCCGACGAAAATATATATAAGGAAAGTATTTATAGAAGCTTTGAACAATTCATCGGAAAACCCGAAGATTTTATTTTTCTCGGATTGCTGCCAAGTTATCTCGAGAAACAGAACTCTTCGTTAATTTACATGGTTGATTTTTTAATGAAAAAATCGGGAAAACCTGAAAATGGATATTTCCTTTACAATCATGAAGATTTATTTAAACTTTTAAATGATCTAAAAGATAAAAAAGTCATTCTTTTCGGAGTTTCTTTTGCGCTTTTAGACTTTTTAGATTTCTGTAATTCAAACTCGCAAACACTCCGGTTTTCTAATGCGCTTACTGTGATTGAAACCGGTGGAATGAAAGGCAGAAAAGAAGAAATGACCAAAGATGAATTATTGGTAATTTTGCAGGAAGGCTTTAAAACAGACAAAATTTATTCTGAATATTCTATGACCGAGCTTCTTTCGCAGGCATATTCTTTAGGACAAAACGAATATCAATGTCCAAACTGGATGCGCATTTTAATAAGAAATGTAGAAGATCCGTTTAGTTATGAAAAACATGGAAAAACCGGAGCGATTAATATCATCGATTTGGCAAATATTCACTCGTGTTCGTTTATTGCCACTCAGGATTTAGGGAAAATTGTTTGTGATAAATTTCAGGTTTTAGGAAGAATTGATCATTCAGATATTCGGGGTTGCAGTTTGTTGGTGAGCTGA
- a CDS encoding UDP-2,3-diacylglucosamine diphosphatase: MLKTTINLEPGKKVYFASDQHFGAPNPKESKVREEKFIRWMNEIKEDAQVLFLMGDLFDFWHEWNHVIPKGYVRVLGKIAELKDCGIQVYFFVGNHDLWMKDYLEEEIGCTVFYKKQYFEISGKQFLLAHGDGLGPGDKGYKRMKKVFTNPVAQWFFKWLHPDIAMKIALYMSQKNKMISGDEDKAFLGEDKEFLIIYSKKKLETEKIDYFIYGHRHLPMVLDLAENSKYINLGDWISYFTYGVFEYDFQLKIFEKQE; the protein is encoded by the coding sequence GTGCTTAAAACAACCATCAATTTAGAGCCGGGAAAAAAAGTATACTTTGCTTCGGATCAGCATTTTGGAGCTCCCAATCCTAAGGAGAGCAAAGTGCGTGAAGAAAAATTTATCCGATGGATGAATGAGATCAAAGAAGATGCTCAGGTTTTATTTTTGATGGGTGATCTCTTTGATTTTTGGCACGAATGGAATCACGTGATTCCAAAAGGTTATGTGCGTGTTCTCGGAAAAATTGCCGAGTTGAAGGATTGTGGTATTCAGGTTTATTTTTTTGTAGGAAACCACGATTTGTGGATGAAAGATTATCTTGAAGAAGAAATTGGCTGCACCGTTTTTTATAAGAAACAATATTTTGAAATTTCCGGAAAACAGTTTCTTTTAGCACATGGTGATGGTTTGGGACCTGGAGATAAAGGGTATAAAAGAATGAAAAAAGTCTTTACAAATCCTGTTGCGCAGTGGTTTTTTAAATGGCTGCACCCAGATATTGCGATGAAGATTGCGTTGTATATGTCGCAGAAAAACAAAATGATTTCAGGAGATGAAGACAAAGCTTTTTTGGGTGAGGATAAAGAGTTTTTAATTATCTATTCTAAAAAGAAGCTCGAAACAGAAAAAATAGACTACTTTATTTATGGTCACCGTCATTTGCCGATGGTTTTAGATTTAGCTGAAAATTCAAAATACATCAATCTGGGAGACTGGATTTCCTATTTCACCTACGGAGTTTTCGAATACGACTTTCAATTGAAGATTTTTGAGAAACAGGAATAA
- a CDS encoding 6-pyruvoyl trahydropterin synthase family protein — MIRITKIFTFETAHVLYNYDGKCKNMHGHSYKLFVTVKGKPVNDLENPKNGMVVDFGDIKDIVKSEIVDVWDHAVLINGVSPHRELGEGLENQGHKVIYCTFQPTCENMLYAIAAKVKSKLPEGISLAYLKLHETENSYGEWFAEDN, encoded by the coding sequence ATGATACGTATTACAAAAATTTTTACATTCGAAACTGCTCATGTTTTGTACAATTATGACGGAAAATGTAAAAATATGCACGGGCATTCTTATAAGCTTTTCGTTACGGTAAAAGGAAAACCTGTAAATGATCTTGAAAATCCTAAAAACGGAATGGTGGTAGATTTTGGCGATATTAAAGATATTGTAAAGTCTGAGATCGTTGATGTTTGGGACCATGCTGTTTTAATTAACGGAGTTTCTCCGCATAGAGAATTGGGTGAAGGTTTAGAAAATCAAGGTCACAAAGTGATCTACTGTACTTTTCAGCCAACTTGCGAAAATATGTTGTACGCCATCGCTGCAAAAGTAAAATCAAAACTTCCGGAAGGAATTTCTTTAGCATATCTTAAACTTCACGAAACCGAAAACTCTTACGGAGAATGGTTTGCAGAAGATAATTAA
- a CDS encoding Yip1 family protein, translating to METKYTEDHFEEFEKYDVLTDKDIFTKIWTEPRRIFKFINDTQYEKYLYILMIFAGMVRAFDRASSKDLGDHSSMFSIVFGCVILGGMLGWISYYIYAALLSWTGKWLNGAGNTSSIYRMMAYAMIPSIIGLVFVFLQIAVYGLGYFKNNSDYLESGIAGSIVFWISFAMEILLSLTSLVFTVIGLSEVQKFSIGKAIVNLILPIAFIVVPIVLIVAISMVF from the coding sequence ATGGAAACAAAATATACAGAAGATCATTTTGAAGAGTTCGAAAAGTACGATGTCCTTACCGATAAAGATATTTTTACAAAAATCTGGACTGAACCAAGAAGGATTTTCAAATTTATAAATGATACTCAGTACGAAAAATATTTATACATTCTGATGATTTTTGCAGGCATGGTAAGAGCTTTTGATCGTGCCTCTTCAAAAGATTTGGGTGACCATTCTTCTATGTTTTCAATTGTTTTTGGCTGTGTAATTTTGGGAGGAATGTTGGGATGGATTTCCTACTACATTTATGCCGCGCTATTAAGCTGGACAGGCAAATGGCTAAACGGCGCAGGAAATACATCTTCAATTTACCGGATGATGGCTTATGCAATGATTCCTTCAATCATCGGATTGGTGTTTGTATTTTTACAGATTGCGGTTTATGGTCTCGGTTATTTTAAAAATAATTCAGATTATCTCGAATCCGGTATTGCGGGAAGTATCGTTTTTTGGATTTCATTTGCCATGGAAATTCTTTTATCACTTACATCTCTTGTTTTTACGGTGATCGGGCTTTCTGAGGTACAGAAATTTTCGATAGGAAAAGCAATCGTCAATCTTATTTTACCAATTGCTTTTATTGTGGTGCCGATTGTGCTTATCGTAGCTATTTCTATGGTGTTTTAG
- a CDS encoding acyl-CoA thioesterase, which produces MSLIFEKQIKITEEYIDLNNHVNNVQYVKWVEEIAAEHWDSVKHKLDFPHDIWMLLDHHIQYKKQVYLGDIITIKTYPKSPEGIRQPRKVEFYCNDVLVVDSLTLWVFIDKNTQKIKRLDENWLSLL; this is translated from the coding sequence ATGAGTTTGATTTTTGAAAAGCAAATAAAAATTACGGAAGAGTATATCGATTTAAATAATCACGTCAATAATGTGCAATATGTAAAATGGGTAGAAGAAATTGCCGCTGAACATTGGGATTCTGTAAAACATAAACTAGATTTTCCGCATGATATCTGGATGCTTCTCGATCATCATATTCAATATAAAAAACAGGTCTATTTAGGAGATATAATTACAATAAAAACCTATCCGAAATCACCGGAAGGAATCCGGCAGCCCAGAAAAGTTGAGTTTTACTGCAATGATGTTTTGGTTGTCGATTCTCTTACGCTTTGGGTTTTTATTGATAAAAATACGCAGAAAATTAAGAGGCTGGATGAGAATTGGCTGAGTTTACTTTGA